Part of the Streptomyces europaeiscabiei genome is shown below.
CCACGGTTGCGCTGCCCACCGGGGAGCCGATGGGCTGGATGGAACCGACCCTGTTGAACCAGATCATGATCTCGGTCCGGTTCACGCCGTCGGTGCGGGGTGTGGGGTCGAGCCAGATGTCGTACGAGGCGTTGTACGCAGCGTCGTTCACGTAGCCGTAGGAGATGCTCGAGGGCGCGGAGGAGATGGTGCTGAGCTGCGCGGGGAGTCTGGTGCCGGGCGAGCAGTTGGTGTAGTGGCAGCCGTTGTAGACGGACGGGTAGGACTTCGGAGCGCCGTTCGTGGGGACGGATCCGTCTGCCTGGGTGATCCGGAACCCCGAGTCGGTGACGGCGATGCACTGGGTGGCGCTGGTGCCCCAGCGGTTGTTCTGAACCACGTAGCGGCCCTGGATGGTCGTTGAGCCGAAGGGTTGGCAGATCGTGGTGTCGGCGTGCGCCACTGACGCTGTGGTCAGTAGCGCGGCGAGGGAGACGAGAGAGGTGAGCAGCGCGCCGAGCAGGCCACGCGCGCTGTGGGCATGGTGCGGTGAAGGACGCATGCGGATCCTCTTCAGAGGGAGGGGGGGCAAAAGAAACGTTTCCATCACCTTGTGGATGGGAGCGCTCCCAGTCCTGGGTTCGGCAGGGACTGTAGGGATGGTTCGGGTCGCTGACAAGACGGCAGGCATGAACATGTCTAGATGTCTTCGGAGGCGCAGTTCAGACAGGAGTGTCGTGGCGCAGCGCGCCCACCCGGGAGCGTTCCCATGACGATTTTTTCGCCTGCGACGCCTGCGACGCCTGCGATAGTCAGGTCGACTCGCGTACGACCAGCTCCGTACGGAGGATGACGTGACGCCAGGCCACGGCACCCTCTTCCATCTCCTCCAGGAGCAGTCGGATCATGGCCCGCCCGATCTCCTCGATCGGCTGCCGCACCATGGTCAGCCTTGGTTCGGTCCGCTGAGCCAGTGAGAAGTCGTCGAAGTCGATCACGGCGACATCCTCGGGCACCTGACGTCCGGCCGTTCGCAGGGCCTCCACCCACGTCGTCGGTGTAGTCGGTGACGGTGACGGGAAGTCCGCTGTTGGCACCGGGACTCGACTTGTTCCAGGTGTCGGGCTGGCCCGACCACTTGAGGGTGGAGGGAACCTGGTAGCTGCCGTCCGGGTTGATCGTGGTCTTGGGCAGCGCCCACGTGACCCACTTGTCGGGTCGTGGTAGACCGGCTGTTCGTCGTAGTACATGCCGTAGAACGCCGACTTCCCGGACGGCGAGGTCGCGTAGCGGCCCGCCCAGCTGTTGGTCGAGCCGCCGGCGATCGCGCCCTCGTCCGACTGCAGCCAGCGGTAGAACTCCATTTGCCGCTGGGGCGACTTGCTCCAGTCGGCCGCGCCGGTCGACGACTTGGGCTTGAGGTCGGCGTGCGTCTGCGCGGCTGGAATGCCGACGGCCAGGTGCGCGGACGGACCGCACGACAGCGTGCGGGCCCGCCATGTGATCGCCGCCGACGGCAGCCGCAGCGGAATCCGTGAACTGCTCGGCGTGGAGCGCCAGGATTTCGGCTTCAACGAGCAGTGGGTCAACGTGGACACCGAGTGGCTGCGCCCCCAGCCCCCGGAAAATACCTGATCGGGCCTTTACGGAAACCTGTTCGAGCTCACGGGACGTCGCACTGCCGGGGAGGCGACCGGAGTTACAGGACGGGGACAACTCGGTGCAACCGTGTACCACCTGCCCGCGTCTCCGACCGTGCCCAGCGGGATGCGGGGCCACAGAGCACGCGGGAGTGACGAGTGAACCGATTGAGCAGATGCGCGAGACGGATGCCCCAGATGGTTGCCGCAGGGCTGATCGCGGGGCTGGTCGTGGCCTGCGGGCCGAAGGACCTGGCTCCGGGAGAGGCAGCCGCGAGCGGGAAGCCGGGCAAGGCATCCGAGCCCGCCACCGCCACGCCGGCGAAGACGCCCGCCAGTCCGGCGAAGACGCCAGGCGCTCCCACCAAGACCCCGGTCCCGAAGCCCAGTGACACGGCGGCCGAGGGTGTCGAGGCCCTGACCTGCGAGCAGTTGCAGAACGCGTCCCTGGAAGGCGGAGGGCTGGAGGGGTACGGCGTTTCGGAAGCCGCTCTCAGCGGAGGGCGCTGGGAGGGAGCCGACGGTGTCGTGATCGAGCTGCAGCCGCAGTGCGCCATCGGTGACGTCACCGGGGACAACGCGCCCGACGCCGTGGGCGCGCTGAAAATCACGACCGGGGGCACCGGGAGGTTCTACTCGCTGGTGACGTGGCGCAACGACGACGGCACAGCCGTTCCCGCGGCCGCCGCCGAGCTCGGCGACCGCACACCCGTGGTCTCCATCGACATCCCGTCCGCCGGGGGACTGCGGCAGGTGACCGCTGTCTACCTCACACGCGGAGAGGACGACCCGGCAGCCGTCGTCACCCTCACCCGTACCGCGGTGTACGAGGTCAGTGAGCCCGCCATGGTCGAACTGCACCACAGCGACGCCCCGTACTCGCCATAGGAAGACGCGCGAGAGGAACGATGCCTACACGGACGACGCTCCGCAGCCGGACCGTGAGGATGTGGACGGCTGGACGCTCCGCCGACTCCGCCACGGCGCCCTCACTCACGACGCCTCGGACGGCACCCCCTCCCCGATGCTGCTGGCCCGCCCCGGCATGGTTCCGTCCGGCCCCTGAAGCGGGCATGCACGGTCCCGGTGCCGAGGCGGTCGCCCGGGCACGTGCCCAGCGCGCCTCGTCCGTCCGTCGGCGGGGCTGAGCTGGGGCTTGATGTCCCGGCCGGTCTTATCCGGGGGCCTTGGCCGCTTGTCGAAGAAGGCAGACCTGCTCCGCGATCGACGGATCCTCCTCGGCGAAGCACGGGCGTGAACTCCCTGTTCAGCACCGGAATGGAGCCGTTCCCGTTCGTGTGAGGCATGGAACTGCCAGACTCCTGGAAGTCCCTGTTGTCGATCACTGCGCGGCGCACGAGGACGGCTTCGGAGCCCTCGATGCTTCATCCGGAGCCGGTGATGTCGAATCGGCTGGCGATGATCAGGCTACCGTCCCGCCCGCATTGCGGATCAGCTGCTGGAGCACCTTCACCGTGGTGACGTAGTCCGCGTCGCCGATGCCATCGTGGAGGGCGGCGCGGATCGCGGGGGCGTTGCGCGCGAGGTGGACGCGGGCTTGCTCCCCCTCGTTGGTGAGCCACAGCCGGTCCTCGGCGTCCCGGGTCAGCCAGCGGCGCTTCAGGAGTACCTCGGCCTCCGCCGCCAGGTCGTCCTCGGGTCGGATATAGGAGGTCATGGCCTCTCGCAGCTCGGGGAGCGTCATCCCCTCGCCGTCGGGCGAGATGTCGTTCGCCGACAGGTTGCGGAGCAGCCAGAACTGAGGCTGGGTGTAGCCCTTTGCGGCCTGCTGGGCCCGGGTGTACGCGATGAGCGCCTCGTAGGCGACACCGGTCCAATATGCGGCGGGCTGTCCGGCGAGTTCGGCGTCGGAGATCTGCTGGATCGTCATGGAGTGCCCCTTTGAGCTTCGGTTCGGCGCTTGTACGCCATGTACGCCATGCAGGTCATGCAGGGACCGTAGGACCTCAAGTGCGGTTGAGGACAAGCGCGTGATCTCCGGGCGCTGGCAGATCGATGGGGTCTGGGCGCACATTCTGAAGAAACCGCAGGTCAAGGAGGATGAAGTCGGGCATGTTGTGCGGGAGGTGTAGGTCTACTCCGCGATCTTCCGGGCCCACCGGCATGGGGTCGGGGCCTGGAAAGGGTGGGGTCACGATCAGGGCCGGCCACACCTGGGCGGCGCTCCACATCTCAAACACGCCTTGCTGGTGAACCGTGGGCCCGAAGAGGTGGGAAGTCGCGAACATCCCTGGGGCCCGGACCGGGTGGCACGCGGGTCAATGAGGCCGAGGCATCCTCGTCACGCGTGCGCCGACCGGTCTCCGGTCGTTCCTCGGCCTCCTGGCAATGCCATTCAGCGCGTCTCGCCGCTTGGGACCACACCTCACCGCCCGCACACGAAAATCTATCTTGGCCGGAGTAGACATTGGGTGGTGCTGTGGTTATGGTTTCTCTCGTAGCCCAGAGAGACAGCAGGGCCCGGCAGACACGAACTGCCGGGCAGCGGTACGCAGTTGCAGTTCGCAGGACGGTGCGGTGGTGGAGTTCCGAAGCCAGGGTTGTCGCAGGACGGCGACGGGGCTGACGACCGGACCGGGTGGCCCGCGGTGATCAGGGGCCGCCGTGAGCAGGGCCGCGGTCGACGCGGTGGCAGTACCCGTAGGTGCGGTACCGGTAGGTGCAGTGCGTAGTACCCGGCAGCGAAGTCAGTGGGCAGTACCTCGGTGAAGGCGCCGGCTGCGGGCGCGCGCACCGGGAGGTTCGGCAGTGGGGTTCCAAGCCAGAGCGGACGCAGGACGGGCGACGGGGCTGGCTGCCGAAGAGTGGCGCTGTCACAGGCCACCGAGCAGTACGCATCACCAGCAGTACGCATCACCAGCGGTGAGTCGTGCCGGCAGTAGGCAGCAC
Proteins encoded:
- a CDS encoding FAD-dependent monooxygenase, with translation MPTARCADGPHDSVRARHVIAADGSRSGIRELLGVERQDFGFNEQWVNVDTEWLRPQPPENT
- a CDS encoding MarR family transcriptional regulator, with product MTIQQISDAELAGQPAAYWTGVAYEALIAYTRAQQAAKGYTQPQFWLLRNLSANDISPDGEGMTLPELREAMTSYIRPEDDLAAEAEVLLKRRWLTRDAEDRLWLTNEGEQARVHLARNAPAIRAALHDGIGDADYVTTVKVLQQLIRNAGGTVA